The Micromonospora sp. NBC_01740 genome includes a window with the following:
- a CDS encoding PadR family transcriptional regulator: MELTTAELTVLGLLIERPRHGYGLEQVIARRGIRQWSDVGFSSIYYLLAKLDKRGLVHVPEAPAAPKSRHVFHATAEGRAAAARTALALIEQPQPVRHPLLVGIANLPLLSDREYAQALRTRLAGVEARIESLRSAQQAQAPLPHPAREVFSYSLSLLEAERQWLAARAQVPDD; encoded by the coding sequence GTGGAGTTGACCACCGCCGAGCTGACCGTGCTAGGCCTGCTCATCGAACGACCCCGGCACGGCTACGGCCTGGAGCAGGTGATCGCGCGACGCGGCATCCGTCAGTGGTCCGACGTCGGGTTCTCCTCGATCTACTACCTGCTCGCCAAGCTGGACAAGCGCGGCCTGGTCCACGTTCCCGAGGCTCCCGCCGCCCCGAAGTCCCGCCACGTGTTCCACGCCACCGCCGAGGGCCGGGCGGCCGCGGCGCGCACCGCGCTGGCGCTCATCGAGCAACCGCAGCCGGTCCGGCACCCGCTTCTCGTCGGCATCGCCAACCTGCCCCTGCTCTCCGACCGGGAGTACGCGCAGGCGCTGCGCACCCGGCTGGCGGGGGTCGAGGCCCGCATCGAGTCGCTCCGGTCGGCGCAGCAGGCGCAGGCCCCCCTCCCGCACCCGGCGCGGGAGGTCTTCTCGTACTCGCTGAGCCTCCTGGAGGCGGAAAGGCAGTGGCTCGCCGCCCGAGCCCAGGTGCCTGATGACTGA
- the pnuC gene encoding nicotinamide riboside transporter PnuC has translation MIDWLTGTAFTVAGTGTTWAELLGFATGVLNVWLVARQRIANWPVGIANVLLLMLLFWTAGLYADAGLQVVYVGLGLYGWWAWLYGGERRTRLTVGRTGRREWWALAAAGVVLTGGLWALLDRATDSTVPLPDALTTALSLLATYGQTRKRVESWWLWIAADLIYIPLYAYKGLYLTAALYVIFLGLCVLGLREWRADLRRGAAPTPVPPGPAPATA, from the coding sequence ATGATCGACTGGCTGACCGGCACGGCGTTCACCGTGGCCGGCACCGGCACCACCTGGGCGGAGCTGCTGGGCTTCGCCACCGGGGTGCTCAACGTCTGGCTGGTGGCCCGGCAGCGGATCGCCAACTGGCCGGTCGGCATCGCCAACGTGCTGCTGCTGATGCTGCTGTTCTGGACGGCGGGCCTCTACGCCGACGCCGGCCTCCAGGTCGTCTACGTCGGCCTGGGCCTGTACGGCTGGTGGGCGTGGCTGTACGGCGGCGAGCGGCGCACCCGGCTGACGGTCGGCCGGACGGGCCGCCGGGAGTGGTGGGCGCTGGCGGCGGCGGGCGTGGTGCTGACCGGCGGGCTCTGGGCGCTGCTGGACCGGGCCACCGACTCCACCGTGCCGCTGCCCGACGCGCTGACCACCGCGCTGTCGCTGCTGGCGACGTACGGGCAGACCCGCAAGCGGGTGGAGAGCTGGTGGCTGTGGATCGCCGCCGACCTGATCTACATCCCGCTCTACGCCTACAAGGGCCTGTACCTCACCGCGGCCCTCTACGTGATCTTCCTCGGGCTCTGCGTGCTCGGGCTGCGCGAGTGGCGGGCGGACCTGCGGCGCGGCGCCGCCCCGACCCCGGTGCCCCCGGGCCCGGCCCCGGCGACGGCGTGA
- a CDS encoding SDR family oxidoreductase has protein sequence MTQRVALVTGVSRRIGIGAAVARTLAADGWRLLLTGLPEFDDAQPYGGDPEGVPALLGELGDAGHVRADLLDPAAPAGLVAEALRRYGRLDAVVAVHAYCTDTPFGALDPAEIDRHLLVNVRATLLLAEAFAGAFTAGSGGRLVLFSTGQRLGPMPQTLAYAVSKAAVENATFQLSPLLMPRGITVNCVHPGPTDTGYASPEAHAEVAKLFPSGRWGTPQDAARLVRFLCSSDADWITGQVIDSEGGFRRHL, from the coding sequence ATGACGCAACGGGTGGCCCTCGTGACGGGCGTGAGTCGTCGGATCGGCATCGGCGCGGCGGTCGCCCGCACACTCGCCGCGGACGGCTGGCGGCTGCTGCTCACCGGCCTGCCGGAGTTCGACGACGCCCAGCCCTACGGCGGCGATCCCGAGGGCGTGCCGGCCCTGCTGGGCGAGCTGGGCGACGCCGGACACGTCCGAGCCGACCTGCTCGACCCGGCCGCGCCCGCCGGCCTGGTCGCCGAGGCGCTACGCCGGTACGGCCGGCTCGACGCGGTGGTCGCCGTCCACGCCTACTGCACCGACACGCCGTTCGGCGCGCTGGATCCGGCCGAGATCGACAGGCACCTGCTGGTCAACGTGCGGGCCACGCTGCTGCTCGCCGAAGCGTTCGCCGGAGCGTTCACCGCCGGATCGGGTGGCCGGCTGGTGCTCTTCTCCACCGGCCAGCGCCTCGGCCCGATGCCGCAGACCCTCGCCTACGCGGTCAGCAAGGCGGCGGTGGAGAACGCGACCTTCCAGCTCTCGCCGCTGCTGATGCCACGGGGCATCACCGTCAACTGCGTCCACCCGGGCCCGACCGACACCGGATACGCCTCGCCGGAGGCGCACGCCGAGGTCGCCAAGCTCTTTCCGAGCGGACGCTGGGGCACGCCGCAGGACGCCGCCCGGCTGGTGCGATTCCTCTGCTCGTCCGACGCCGACTGGATCACCGGCCAGGTGATCGACTCGGAGGGCGGCTTCCGCCGCCACCTGTGA
- a CDS encoding AAA family ATPase translates to MTGAGAGPAAPEFRHAMVVGKFYPPHAGHHALIEAAAARCAAVTVVVAPSRRESIPLALRLDWLREVHAATPWVRFVGRYDDHPVDYADPAVWDLHCAVFREALGGAPVDAVFSSEAYGEELARRFDAVSVCVDPGRRGVPVSGTAVRADPAGHWDRLSAPVRAWFVRRVVVVGAESTGTTTMAAALAAHYGTRWVPEYGRELTARKLARLRGRDPAATVFDVAWDRDDFAEVVREQQAAEDAAARSCGPLLFCDTDARATGVWEERYLGSTSARVRAAARRPALYLLTDHVGVPFDDDGLRDGEHLRAWMTGRFRAELAGCGVPVVELAGPHRRRLARAVDACDAVLAAGWSLADPLVAPNPEH, encoded by the coding sequence GTGACGGGGGCGGGCGCCGGGCCGGCGGCGCCGGAGTTCCGGCACGCGATGGTGGTGGGCAAGTTCTATCCACCGCACGCGGGCCACCACGCGCTGATCGAGGCCGCCGCCGCCCGCTGCGCGGCCGTCACCGTGGTGGTGGCACCGTCCCGCCGGGAGTCGATCCCGCTCGCGCTGCGGCTGGACTGGCTGCGCGAGGTGCACGCGGCCACCCCGTGGGTCCGCTTCGTGGGCCGGTACGACGACCATCCGGTGGACTACGCCGACCCGGCGGTCTGGGACCTGCACTGCGCGGTGTTCCGCGAGGCGCTGGGCGGGGCGCCGGTGGACGCAGTCTTCTCCTCCGAGGCGTACGGCGAGGAACTGGCCCGGCGGTTCGACGCGGTGTCGGTCTGCGTGGATCCGGGGCGGCGCGGCGTGCCCGTGTCGGGGACGGCGGTGCGCGCGGACCCGGCGGGCCACTGGGACCGGCTCAGCGCGCCGGTGCGGGCGTGGTTCGTCCGGCGGGTGGTGGTCGTCGGCGCGGAGTCGACCGGCACCACCACGATGGCCGCCGCCCTCGCCGCGCACTACGGCACCCGCTGGGTCCCGGAGTACGGCCGGGAGCTGACCGCGCGGAAGCTGGCCCGGCTGCGCGGGCGGGATCCGGCGGCCACGGTCTTCGACGTGGCGTGGGACCGCGACGACTTCGCCGAGGTGGTCCGGGAGCAGCAGGCGGCGGAGGACGCCGCGGCGCGCTCGTGCGGCCCGCTGCTGTTCTGCGACACGGACGCGCGGGCCACCGGAGTCTGGGAGGAGCGGTACCTGGGGTCGACGTCGGCGCGGGTACGCGCGGCGGCCCGGCGTCCCGCGCTGTACCTGCTGACCGACCACGTCGGGGTGCCCTTCGACGACGACGGGCTGCGCGACGGCGAGCACCTGCGGGCGTGGATGACGGGGCGGTTCCGGGCGGAACTGGCCGGCTGCGGGGTGCCGGTGGTCGAGCTGGCCGGGCCGCACCGGCGGCGACTGGCTCGGGCGGTGGATGCCTGCGACGCGGTGCTGGCGGCGGGCTGGTCGCTCGCCGATCCGCTGGTCGCGCCCAATCCGGAGCACTAG
- the uvrB gene encoding excinuclease ABC subunit UvrB, with translation MALDIPRLDGRFQVISEFQPAGDQPAAIDDLERRVRRGDRNTVLLGATGTGKSATTAWLIERVQRPTLVLAPNKTLCAQLAKEFSELLPHNAVEYFVSYYDYYQPEAYIPQTDTYIEKDSSINEEVERLRHSATMSLLTRRDVIVVATVSAIYGLGTPEEYLDRAVRVAVGQELDRDQLLRRLVDIQYTRNDMAFNRGTFRVRGDTLEIIPAYEELAVRIELFGDEVEKLYYLNPLTGDVVKEVDGLVIFPATHYAAGPERMERAIRDIEAELADRLAELERQGKLLEAQRLRMRTTYDIEMMRQVGFCSGIENYSMHMDGRLPGSPPHCLLDYFPDDFLTVVDESHVTIPQIGGMYEGDASRKRMLIDHGFRLPSAADNRPLRFDEFLERVGQMVFLSATPGPWELEQAQGEFVEQVIRPTGLIDPEVVVKPTKGQIDDLMHEIKLRTERDERVLVTTLTKKMAEDLSDYLLENGIRVRYLHSEVDTLRRVELLRELRKGDYDVLVGINLLREGLDLPEVSLVAILDADKEGFLRSGRSLIQTIGRAARNVSGQVHMYADKITPSMAEAIGETNRRRDKQIAHNEAHGISPEPLRKKIHDILDDIYREAEDTENSRVGGAVRQLSRGKAPVKETRSRARTGGAGPAREGMARAELAQLIQELSDQMLAAARELQFELAARIRDEVADLKKELRGMDAAGVK, from the coding sequence ATGGCGCTCGACATTCCCCGGCTCGACGGCCGCTTCCAGGTCATCAGCGAGTTCCAGCCGGCCGGCGACCAGCCGGCGGCCATCGACGACCTGGAGCGTCGGGTCCGACGCGGCGACCGCAACACCGTGCTGCTCGGCGCGACCGGCACCGGCAAGAGCGCCACCACCGCGTGGCTGATCGAGCGGGTGCAGCGGCCCACGCTGGTGCTGGCGCCCAACAAGACGCTCTGCGCGCAGCTGGCCAAGGAGTTCAGCGAGCTGCTGCCGCACAACGCGGTCGAATACTTCGTCTCCTACTACGACTACTACCAGCCCGAGGCCTACATCCCGCAGACCGACACCTACATCGAGAAGGACTCCTCGATCAACGAGGAGGTCGAGCGGCTGCGGCACTCGGCGACCATGTCGCTGCTCACCCGCCGTGACGTGATCGTGGTGGCCACCGTCTCGGCGATCTACGGGCTGGGCACCCCGGAGGAATACCTCGACCGCGCGGTGCGGGTCGCGGTCGGGCAGGAGCTGGACCGTGACCAGCTGCTGCGCCGGCTGGTCGACATCCAGTACACGCGCAACGACATGGCCTTCAACCGGGGCACCTTCCGGGTCCGCGGCGACACGCTGGAGATCATCCCGGCCTACGAGGAGCTGGCCGTGCGGATCGAGCTCTTCGGCGACGAGGTGGAGAAGCTCTACTACCTCAACCCGCTCACCGGCGACGTGGTCAAGGAGGTCGACGGGCTGGTGATCTTCCCGGCCACCCACTACGCGGCCGGGCCGGAGCGGATGGAGCGGGCGATCCGCGACATCGAGGCCGAGCTGGCCGATCGGCTGGCCGAGCTGGAGCGGCAGGGCAAGCTGCTGGAGGCGCAGCGGCTGCGGATGCGCACCACCTACGACATCGAGATGATGCGCCAGGTCGGGTTCTGCTCCGGCATCGAGAACTACTCGATGCACATGGACGGCCGGCTGCCGGGCAGTCCGCCGCACTGCCTGCTCGACTACTTCCCCGACGACTTCCTGACGGTCGTCGACGAGTCGCACGTGACCATCCCGCAGATCGGCGGCATGTACGAGGGCGACGCGTCCCGCAAGCGGATGCTGATCGACCACGGCTTCCGGCTGCCCAGCGCCGCCGACAACCGGCCGCTGCGCTTCGACGAGTTCCTGGAGCGGGTGGGCCAGATGGTCTTCCTCTCGGCGACGCCGGGCCCGTGGGAGCTGGAGCAGGCGCAGGGCGAGTTCGTCGAGCAGGTGATCCGGCCCACCGGTCTGATCGACCCGGAGGTAGTGGTCAAGCCCACCAAGGGCCAGATCGACGACCTCATGCACGAGATCAAGCTGCGCACCGAGCGCGACGAGCGGGTGCTGGTCACCACGCTGACCAAGAAGATGGCCGAGGACCTGTCCGACTACCTCCTGGAGAACGGCATCCGGGTGCGCTACCTGCACTCCGAGGTCGACACGCTGCGCCGCGTGGAGCTGCTGCGGGAGCTGCGCAAGGGCGACTACGACGTGCTGGTCGGCATCAACCTGCTCCGGGAGGGTCTCGACCTGCCGGAGGTGTCGCTGGTCGCCATCCTCGACGCCGACAAGGAGGGCTTCCTGCGCAGCGGCCGGTCGTTGATCCAGACCATCGGCCGGGCGGCGCGCAACGTCTCCGGTCAGGTGCACATGTACGCCGACAAGATCACTCCGTCGATGGCCGAGGCAATCGGGGAGACCAACCGGCGGCGGGACAAGCAGATCGCGCACAACGAGGCGCACGGCATCAGTCCCGAGCCGCTGCGCAAGAAGATCCACGACATTCTCGACGACATCTACCGCGAGGCGGAGGACACCGAGAACAGCCGCGTCGGCGGAGCCGTACGGCAGCTCTCCCGGGGCAAGGCGCCGGTCAAGGAGACCCGCAGCCGCGCCCGTACCGGCGGCGCCGGGCCCGCGCGGGAGGGGATGGCCCGGGCCGAGCTGGCCCAGCTCATCCAGGAGCTCAGCGACCAGATGCTGGCCGCGGCCCGGGAGCTCCAGTTCGAGCTGGCCGCCCGGATCCGCGACGAGGTCGCCGACCTCAAGAAGGAGCTGCGCGGCATGGACGCCGCCGGGGTGAAGTGA
- a CDS encoding helix-turn-helix domain-containing protein — protein MPLPTSPVIRRARLGAELRQLRRREALTLEQVCDRLGWASTSKLSRIELGQSRPDLADVLDLLDVYEVPPPQRDALIVIARDAATSRGWWKALGEMGERQRTYAELEAGAASIVDWQPAVVPGLLQTPAYARLRIAAGRLLDPALDVEADVRARGLRHEVLRRTDPPRYTALLAEAACDAGDTPPQVWREQVGHLVELATLPHVTIRLLPRGVAARGGAQPLTPYSCYSFPDPADPRTVMLEALTTDVRLVTAADVDRYEQLTGWLLDAALGPEETLVALDRLAAG, from the coding sequence ATGCCGTTGCCAACGAGTCCGGTCATTCGTCGCGCCCGGTTGGGCGCCGAGTTGCGTCAGCTGCGCCGGCGGGAGGCGCTGACCCTGGAACAGGTCTGCGACCGGCTGGGTTGGGCCTCCACCTCGAAGCTGTCCCGCATCGAGCTGGGGCAGAGCCGGCCGGACCTGGCCGACGTGCTCGACCTGCTCGACGTCTACGAGGTGCCGCCGCCGCAGCGCGACGCGCTCATCGTCATCGCCCGCGACGCCGCGACCAGCCGGGGCTGGTGGAAGGCGCTGGGGGAGATGGGCGAGCGGCAGCGCACCTACGCCGAACTGGAGGCGGGCGCGGCGAGCATCGTGGACTGGCAGCCCGCCGTCGTGCCGGGGCTGCTCCAGACCCCGGCGTACGCCCGGCTGCGGATCGCTGCCGGCCGGCTGCTCGACCCGGCCCTCGACGTGGAGGCCGACGTGCGCGCCCGGGGGCTGCGCCACGAGGTGCTGCGGCGGACGGACCCGCCCCGCTACACGGCGCTGCTCGCCGAGGCGGCCTGCGACGCCGGCGACACCCCGCCACAGGTGTGGCGGGAGCAGGTGGGGCACCTGGTCGAGCTGGCCACCCTGCCGCACGTGACGATCCGGCTGCTGCCCCGGGGCGTCGCCGCGCGGGGCGGGGCGCAGCCGCTCACGCCGTACTCCTGCTACTCGTTCCCCGACCCGGCCGACCCGCGCACCGTGATGCTGGAGGCGCTGACCACCGACGTGCGGCTGGTGACGGCCGCCGACGTGGACCGCTACGAGCAGCTCACCGGCTGGCTGCTGGACGCGGCCCTCGGCCCGGAGGAGACGCTCGTGGCGCTGGACCGGCTCGCGGCCGGCTGA
- a CDS encoding TerC family protein has translation MDVSGLVWAGTLVALTGILLVDLLIVGRRPHEPSVRESSLWVGFYVALALIFGGGVWLASGASAAGQFYTGWLTEYSLSVDNLFVFVIIMARFGVPRQYQQKVLLIGIVLALVMRGGFIAAGAALISQFSFVFYIFGAFLIYTAINLARQGEPDEDEFSENLLIRWSRKALPISRDYDGAKLTTHTAKGKRIFTPMLIVMIAIGTTDLIFALDSIPAIFGITQEPYLVFTANVFALMGLRQLYFLLGGLLSRLIYLSYGLAVVLGFIGVKLVLEALADNKLPFINGGEHVSWAPHIPIWLSLTIILGTLAVATVASLVKSSRDRRRVLTDARH, from the coding sequence TTGGACGTGTCCGGACTGGTCTGGGCGGGGACGCTCGTCGCCCTGACCGGGATCCTGCTCGTGGATCTGCTGATCGTCGGTCGGCGGCCGCACGAGCCCAGCGTGCGTGAGTCGAGCCTCTGGGTCGGCTTCTACGTCGCCCTGGCACTGATCTTCGGCGGTGGCGTCTGGCTGGCCTCCGGGGCCAGCGCGGCCGGGCAGTTCTACACCGGCTGGCTGACCGAGTACAGCCTCTCGGTCGACAACCTGTTCGTCTTCGTGATCATCATGGCGCGGTTCGGGGTGCCCCGGCAGTACCAGCAGAAGGTGCTGCTCATCGGCATCGTGCTGGCGCTGGTCATGCGGGGCGGCTTCATCGCGGCCGGCGCGGCGCTGATCTCCCAGTTCTCCTTCGTGTTCTACATCTTCGGCGCGTTCCTGATCTACACCGCGATCAACCTCGCCCGGCAGGGCGAGCCGGACGAGGACGAGTTCTCCGAGAACCTGCTGATCCGGTGGAGCCGCAAGGCGTTGCCGATCTCCCGGGACTACGACGGCGCCAAATTGACCACCCACACGGCGAAGGGCAAGCGGATCTTCACCCCGATGCTGATCGTCATGATCGCCATCGGCACCACCGACCTGATCTTCGCGCTCGACTCGATTCCGGCGATCTTCGGCATCACCCAGGAGCCGTATCTGGTCTTCACCGCCAACGTCTTCGCGCTGATGGGCCTGCGGCAGCTCTACTTCCTGCTCGGTGGCCTGCTCAGCCGCCTGATCTACCTCAGCTACGGCCTGGCCGTGGTGCTCGGCTTCATCGGCGTCAAGCTGGTGCTGGAGGCCCTCGCGGACAACAAGCTGCCGTTCATCAACGGCGGCGAGCACGTCTCCTGGGCCCCGCACATCCCGATCTGGCTCTCACTGACGATCATCCTCGGCACCCTCGCGGTGGCCACCGTGGCCAGCCTGGTCAAGTCCTCCCGCGACCGGCGGCGGGTGCTGACCGACGCCCGCCACTGA
- a CDS encoding antibiotic biosynthesis monooxygenase family protein, translating into MVLEVALIDVLPGHEDEFAAAYAKGHPVLAGAPGCRSVRMTRGVESPSRFVLLVEWDSVEAHNDNFRATERFAQWRALIGPYFANPPLVEHFVDVPA; encoded by the coding sequence ATGGTGCTTGAGGTCGCGCTCATCGACGTACTGCCGGGACACGAGGACGAGTTCGCCGCCGCGTACGCCAAGGGGCATCCGGTGCTCGCCGGCGCGCCCGGCTGCCGGTCGGTGCGGATGACCCGGGGCGTCGAGTCCCCGAGCCGGTTCGTGCTGCTGGTCGAGTGGGACTCCGTCGAGGCGCACAACGACAACTTCCGCGCCACCGAGCGCTTCGCGCAGTGGCGGGCGCTCATCGGCCCGTACTTCGCCAACCCGCCGCTGGTCGAGCACTTCGTGGACGTGCCGGCCTGA
- the coaE gene encoding dephospho-CoA kinase, which translates to MLKVGLTGGIGSGKSAVARRLTECGAVLIDSDRVAREVVAPGTEGLAEIVAAFSERILDAEGALDRAALGALVFADETARRRLEAITHPRVRARAAELAAAAAPDAIVVNDVPLLVEVGLAPTYHLVVVVQTEVATRLARLARDRGMDRAEAERRIAAQADDARRRGAADVLLTNDGSLDDLHAAVDALWRERLRPYEANLRERRAAPSEHVVLMEADPTWPQQYARLAARIRHALAPADLRIDHIGSTAVPGLAARDVIDIQLTVPTLADADGPLAERLAEAGFPRLPGEWWDDPRPPGSGRWEKRLHGSADPGRPVHLHVRPANAPGWRYALLMRDHLRADPDQRSAYLALKRELAASAPDSAAWTTAKDPWFDEEHLRAEQWAAQTGWRP; encoded by the coding sequence GTGCTGAAGGTGGGACTGACCGGAGGAATCGGGTCCGGCAAGAGCGCCGTGGCGAGGCGACTGACCGAGTGCGGCGCGGTGCTGATCGACTCCGACCGGGTGGCCCGGGAGGTGGTCGCGCCGGGCACGGAAGGGCTGGCCGAGATCGTCGCGGCCTTCTCCGAGCGGATCCTCGACGCCGAGGGCGCCCTCGACCGGGCGGCGCTGGGCGCGCTGGTGTTCGCCGACGAGACGGCGCGCCGCCGGCTGGAGGCGATCACCCATCCCCGCGTACGGGCCCGGGCCGCCGAACTGGCCGCCGCGGCGGCACCCGACGCGATCGTGGTCAACGACGTGCCGCTGCTGGTGGAGGTGGGGCTCGCGCCCACGTACCACCTGGTGGTCGTGGTGCAGACGGAGGTGGCCACCCGGTTGGCGCGGCTGGCCCGCGACCGGGGGATGGACCGGGCGGAGGCCGAGCGGCGGATCGCCGCGCAGGCCGACGACGCCCGGCGGCGGGGCGCGGCGGACGTGCTGCTGACCAACGACGGCAGCCTCGACGACCTGCACGCGGCCGTCGACGCGCTGTGGCGCGAGCGGCTGCGGCCCTACGAGGCGAACCTGCGCGAGCGGCGGGCGGCCCCCTCGGAGCACGTCGTCCTGATGGAGGCCGACCCGACCTGGCCGCAGCAGTACGCGCGGCTGGCCGCCCGGATCCGGCACGCGCTCGCCCCCGCCGACCTGCGTATCGACCACATCGGCTCGACCGCGGTCCCGGGGCTCGCCGCCAGGGACGTGATCGACATCCAGCTCACCGTCCCGACCCTCGCCGACGCGGACGGACCGCTGGCCGAACGGCTCGCGGAGGCGGGCTTCCCGCGCCTGCCCGGCGAGTGGTGGGACGACCCCCGCCCGCCCGGCAGCGGCCGGTGGGAGAAGCGGCTGCACGGCAGCGCCGACCCAGGCCGCCCCGTGCACCTGCACGTCCGCCCGGCCAACGCGCCCGGCTGGCGGTACGCGCTGCTGATGCGCGACCACCTGCGTGCCGACCCGGACCAGCGGTCGGCCTATCTGGCGCTGAAGCGGGAGCTGGCGGCCTCCGCCCCGGACAGCGCCGCCTGGACCACCGCGAAGGACCCGTGGTTCGACGAGGAGCACCTGCGCGCCGAGCAGTGGGCGGCGCAGACCGGCTGGCGTCCCTGA
- a CDS encoding GyrI-like domain-containing protein produces MTDKTDFKKTLDAYQAGRGQFRIVDVPDTRYLMVDGHGDPNGAPAFTGAIEALYPVAYKLKFASRRDLGRDYVVPPLEGLWWAEDMDSFTARRDKARWDWTLMIMVPDWIGQDLFTAAVEQAGARNRPSRLDDVRLATLSEGRCVQTLHVGSFDDEAEVLARLHGEFVPGNGLRMVGRHHEIYLSDFRRVAPERQRTILRQPVAAASGA; encoded by the coding sequence ATGACTGACAAGACCGACTTCAAGAAGACGCTCGACGCCTATCAGGCCGGGCGCGGCCAGTTCCGGATCGTGGACGTGCCCGACACGCGGTACCTCATGGTCGACGGCCACGGCGACCCGAACGGCGCACCGGCGTTCACCGGTGCCATCGAGGCCCTCTACCCGGTGGCCTACAAGCTGAAGTTCGCCAGCAGGCGAGACCTCGGCCGGGACTACGTCGTCCCGCCCCTGGAGGGCCTGTGGTGGGCCGAGGACATGGACTCGTTCACCGCCCGGCGCGACAAGGCGCGGTGGGACTGGACGCTGATGATCATGGTGCCGGACTGGATCGGCCAGGACCTGTTCACCGCCGCCGTCGAGCAGGCCGGGGCCAGGAACCGCCCGTCACGTCTCGACGACGTCCGCCTGGCGACACTGTCCGAGGGGCGGTGCGTGCAGACGCTGCACGTCGGTTCCTTCGACGACGAGGCCGAGGTGCTGGCGCGGTTGCACGGTGAGTTCGTCCCGGGCAACGGGCTGCGGATGGTGGGCAGACACCACGAGATCTACCTCAGCGACTTCCGCCGGGTCGCGCCCGAGCGGCAACGCACCATCCTGAGGCAACCGGTCGCCGCCGCATCGGGTGCGTAG